The Podospora pseudocomata strain CBS 415.72m chromosome 1 map unlocalized CBS415.72m_1, whole genome shotgun sequence genome has a segment encoding these proteins:
- a CDS encoding uncharacterized protein (EggNog:ENOG503P1ZH) codes for MARNPFKFGTDLWDPSHRFESSWILSPWALFFCRALISLYAFTTLIFVLAYQCINSPNHCGASQAQFSYFTSLTYWGIAFYFLFAAIHTFTYARTGRPLLDRFPRFLQALHSAFYTTIVVYPFVVTIVYWARLFDGRWYKLAYEGWSNISQHALNSVFAFFEIVIPRTDTPPPLHILWLIFVLALYLALAYVTEATKGFYTYDFLDPEKQKGWVAVYVFGIAIGCVILFGVAWGLIRLRKWVAETKLGMEGKFAGVKREKGLVEREIGGKEAIALREDV; via the exons atgGCTCGCAATCCCTTCAAGTTCGGCACCGACCTCTGGGATCCGTCCCATCGGTTCGAAAGCTCGTGGATTCTATCTCCCTGGGCCCTCTTCTTTTGCCGTGCGCTCATT TCCCTCTACGCCTTCACAaccctcatcttcgtcctcgccTACCAGTGCATCAACTCGCCCAACCACTGCGGCGCCTCCCAAGCCCAATTCAGCTACTTCACCTCGCTCACCTACTGGGGCATAGCCTTTTACTTTTTGTTCGCCGCCATCCACACCTTCACCTACGCCCGCACCGGCCGCCCCTTGCTCGACCGCTTCCCTCGATTCTTGCAGGCGCTCCACTCGGCCTTTTACACCACCATTGTCGTCTACCCTTTTGTTGTCACTATTGTCTACTGGGCCCGTTTGTTCGACGGCCGTTGGTACAAACTCGCCTATGAAGGCTGGTCCAACATCTCGCAGCACGCGCTGAACAGCGTGTTTGCCTTTTTTGAGATTGTCATCCCGAGAACCGAcaccccgccgccgctgcaCATCCTGTGGCTGATTTTTGTGCTGGCGCTGTATCTGGCGCTGGCCTATGTGACGGAGGCGACCAAGGGGTTTTACACCTATGATTTCTTGGACCCGGAGAAGCagaaggggtgggtggcgGTGTATGTCTTTGGGATCGCGATTGGGTGTGTGATTTTGTTTGGGGTTGCTTGGGGGTTAATCAGGCTGAGAAAATGGGTTGCTGAGACGAAACTGGGGATGGAGGGCAAGTTTgcgggggtgaagagggagaaggggttggtggagagggagattggggggaaggaggctattgctttgagggaggatgtgTAA
- the GUP1 gene encoding glycerol transporter (BUSCO:EOG0926235L; COG:T; EggNog:ENOG503NUBT), with translation MAPNGGSGSGTGPLALLRNIYTLDTLDTRFTTPSGVPYRPLEARSPDKRRDSTSPKPPTNGASPPKWKTPEFYLYYLVFLLAVPSMFYVAYSVSRPSDPRYPKFERFLSEGWILGRKIDNSDAQYRTFRRNLPAMAALLLFHPLLRRVYNMVTTRGDVKENSAEGVEMRFRQRTSFDFVFALVFLVILHGFSAIKVLVILAGNYAIAKGLPRRYVPVGTWVFNICTLFANEVCSGYRFGYVARLVTGTLGIDRKNMVVDLPAVVRLGEWMDGFGGLMGRWEILFNITVLRLVSFSLDYYWSLDGRSTVGGVVERDADTHKKKNLDLSNLSERDRIALPAQKGDYSFRNYVGYAVYAPLYLTGPIITFNDYISQSRYRSATISSARTWKYAVRFLLVLLCMELVLHYDYVGAISKSRPEWSTYTPAQISLLSYFNLHIVWLKLLLPWRFFRLWSLVDGIDPPENMLRCMSNNYSALSFWRGWHRSYYRWLLRYIYIPLGGSSFRSLGQGVRTVVTYLVVFTFVALWHDIKLNLLIWGWLVVLFFIPEIVAGLVVRKEDFKGRERTYRWLCGLGGVGNVLMMISANLVGFAVGLDGLKAIISGVFRDYSGLVFLVTACTALFVGIQVMFEIRQGELRRGINLKC, from the exons ATGGCGCCGaacggcggcagcggcagcggcaccgGCCCGCTGGCCCTCCTCCGAAACATCTACACCCTCGACACCCTCGACACCcgcttcaccaccccctcgggCGTCCCCTACCGCCCCCTCGAAGCCCGTTCCCCCGATAAACGACGGgactcaacctcccccaaaccccccaccaatGGAGCCTCACCCCCCAAGTGGAAAACCCCTGAATTCTACCTCTATtacctcgtcttcctcctcgccgtccccTCCATGTTCTACGTCGCCTACTCCGTCTCCCGCCCCTCGGACCCCCGCTACCCCAAGTTCGAGCGTTTTCTGTCAGAAGGCTGGATCCTAGGCCGCAAAATCGACAATTCAGACGCCCAATACAGAACATTCAGGCGGAACCTCCCCGCCATGGCTGCATTGTTACTTTTTCACCCTTTACTCAGGAGAGTGTACAACATGGTCACCACAAGGGGTGACGTAAAAGAAAACAGTGCCGAAGGGGTGGAAATGCGGTTTCGTCAGCGGACATCGTTTGATTTTGTGTTTGCGCTGGTttttttggtgattttgCATGGTTTCTCGGCgatcaaggtgttggtgatacTGGCGGGGAATTATGCGATTGCGAAggggttgccgaggaggtaTGTGCCGGTTGGGACGTGGGTTTTTAATATATGTACCTTGTTTGCGAATGAGGTTTGTTCGGGGTATAGGTTTGGGTATGTTGCCCGATTGGTGACGGGCACGTTGGGGATTGACAGGAAGAATATGGTTGTTGACctgccggcggtggtgaggttgggggagtggatggatgggtttggggggttgatggggaggtgggagatttTGTTCAATATCACGGTTTTGAGGCTGGTTAGTTTTAGTTTGGATTATTACTGGAGTTTGGATGGTAGGAGTAcggtggggggggtggttgag AGAGATGCTGACACGCATAAGAAGAAGAACCTCGACCTGTCCAACCTCTCTGAGCGAGACCGGATTGCCCTGCCGGCTCAAAAGGGTGATTACAGCTTCAGGAACTATGTCGGGTATGCGGTTTATGCGCCGCTGTATCTGACGGGTCCGATTATTACGTTCAACGATTACATCTCGCAGTCGCGGTACCGATCAGCGACGATTTCTTCGGCACGAACGTGGAAGTATGCGGTTCGGTttctgctggtgctgctctGCATGGAGCTGGTGCTTCACTACGACTATGTCGGCGCGATAAGCAAGTCACGCCCTGAATGGTCGACTTACACGCCCGCTCAGATCTCTCTGTTGTCATACTTCAACCTGCACATCGTCTGGCTTaagctcctccttccctGGAGATTCTTTCGACTCTGGTCGTTAGTTGATGGGATTGATCCACCGGAGAACATGCTGAGGTGCATGTCGAATAATTACTCGGCCTTGTCGTTTTGGCGGGGGTGGCATAGGAGTTATTATCGGTGGCTGCTGCGGTATATTTATATTCCGCTGGGGGGGTCAAGCTTCAGGTCTTTGGGGCAGGGGGTGAGGACGGTGGTGACGTATTTGGTTGTTTTTACGTTTGTGGCGCTGTGGCATGACATCAAGCTGAATTTGCtgatttgggggtggttggtggtgttgttttttaTACCGGAGATTGTGGCGGgactggtggtgaggaaggaagaTTTTAAAGGAAGGGAGAGGACTTATAGGTGGCtttgtgggttggggggggtgggcaatgtgctgatgatgatttcGGCGAATTTGGTGGGGTTtgcggttgggttg gATGGGCTCAAGGCGATTATCAGTGGGGTTTTTAGGGATTATTCTG GACTGGTGTTTTTGGTCACGGCGTGTACGGCGCTGTTTGTGGGGATACAGGTCATGTTTGAGATTAGGCAGGGGGAGCTGAGACGGGGGATCAACTTGAAGTGTTGA
- a CDS encoding uncharacterized protein (EggNog:ENOG503NWAR; BUSCO:EOG09261FAB; COG:S) — protein MESSETNPDLESFREQWRAEVRARHQQSHRPRQHQHATAGPSTGSRKPPPPTKKPIAKEYEEDYVPTKVFDEPGQPATITGVAAVPTKKEPITALEHYEKAVEREAAGNLGDSLRLYRKAFRMDDQVDQNYKAKHFPRAKFPQKMAAPKSGDSSTAAAPGDAKADQPQTMKELIASFAGLTIEPVPPEIEGMPQPPCPISNLPDEILVHILHDVAVADVGDFVRLAQVCKRLAFLVVTEDRIWRRICLGVEFGFGGMHYHWQRQITWEPLAEEDLEREAAEEAAAAEAFTQSSGATSPTETEQEDGFVVPVFDLEKRAEKLADESTANTLAFFNSLYRSSWQRMFRLRPRLRFNGCYISTVNYVRSGMANSNSITWGAPIHVVTYYRYLRFFRDGTCLSLLTTAEPNEVVHHLTRETYASHHSGHVMESALKGRWRLARAGDNPGASLSEVEGDVMVETEGVSKYVYRLDLTLKSTGKGARNNKLAWRGFYSWNRLTDDWAEFTLRNDKPFFFSRVRSYGVMGA, from the exons ATGGAATCTTCAGAGACAAACCCTGATCTTGAGTCGTTTAGGGAGCAGTGGAGGGCTGAGGTCAGGGCTAGACATCAGCAGTCACACCGCCCCCGTCAGCATCAACATGCTACGGCTGGACCATCGACGGGGTCGAGGAAGCCGCCTCCTCCTACGAAGAAGCCGATCGCCAAGGAGTATGAGGAGGATTATGTGCCTACAAAGGTGTTTGATGAACCCGGACAGCCGGCCACAATTACAGGAGTTGCCGCTGTGCCCACTAAGAAGGAGCCAATCACCGCTCTCGAGCATTATGAGAAGGCTGTGGAaagggaggcggcggggaaTTTGGGGGATAGTTTGAGGCTGTATAGAAAGGCGTTTAGG ATGGATGACCAAGTCGATCAAAACTACAAAGCGAAGCACTTCCCCAGGGCGAAATTTCCCCAAAAGATGGCAGCACCAAAGTCGGGGGATTCCTCTACGGCTGCGGCACCGGGGGATGCAAAAGCCGATCAGCCTCAGACTATGAAGGAGCTCATCGCCAGTTTTGCGGGTTTGACTATTGAGCCGGTGCCGCCAGAAATCGAGGGCATGCCTCAGCCTCCCTGCCCGATTTCGAACCTGCCTGATGAGATACTTGTTCACATCCTCCATGACGTTGCTGTCGCGGATGTGGGTGACTTTGTTCGTCTGGCGCAGGTATGCAAGCGACTTGCGTTTTTGGTCGTGACGGAGGATAGGATATGGCGGCGGatttgtttgggggtggagtttggttttggggggatgCACTACCACTGGCAGAGGCAGATCACTTGGGAGCcgcttgccgaggaggatctCGAGCGGGAGGCGGCTGaggaggcggctgctgcggaGGCGTTTACGCAGAGCAGCGGTGCGACTTCGCCAACGGAGACTGAACAAGAAGATGGTTTTGTTGTGCCAGTTTTTGACCTGGAGAAACGGGCGGAGAAGTTGGCTGATGAATCGACAGCCAATACGCTGGCGTTTTTCAACAGCCTTTACCGGTCGAGTTGGCAACGGATGTTCCGTCTTCgtccgaggttgaggtttaATGGGTGTTATATCAGCACTGTGAACTACGTCCGGAGCGGGATGGCTAATTCGAACAGTATCACTTGGGGGGCGCCGATTCATGTCGTGACGTACTACCGGTACCTACGATTTTTCCGGGACGGGACTTGTTTGTCACTGTTGACTACAGCGGAACCAAACGAGGTGGTTCACCACCTTACCCGCGAGACTTATGCCTCCCACCATTCAGGGCATGTGATGGAGTCAGCACtaaaggggaggtggaggttggcgagggcgggggATAACCCGGGGGCTAGTCTgagcgaggttgaaggggatGTGATGGTGGAGACGGAGGGAGTGAGTAAGTATGTGTACAGGTTGGATCTGACGCTGAAGAgcacggggaagggggcgaggAATAATAAgttggcttggagggggttttaTAGCTGGAATAGGCTGACGGATGATTGGGCTGAGTTTACGCTGAGGAATGATAagccttttttcttttcgagggtgaggagttATGGGGTTATGGGGGCGTAG
- a CDS encoding uncharacterized protein (COG:G; EggNog:ENOG503PB84): MCSPACASRTDLVLPLEFVVFGKQLLSEGDQNGIDFCLNAAPATPVGKCFYRHLTHLLVNESKAAIMSGRDRDEVNQDSWSTIANEFLDRGVKNVVITLAAKGAFYANADGSAHCSAYGVVVKDTTGAGDTFTGACSSDYLRQKAKGTWDIRSAVVRANKVAAMTIMNIGAQDGIPWSDEIDRFDAPHSEASI, encoded by the exons ATGTGCTCTCCAGCATGCGCCAGCCGCACCGA CCTCGTGCTCCCCTTGGAATTTGTTGTGTTTGGGAAACAATTGCTGTCAGAGGGTGATCAGAATGGCATCGACTTTTGTCTCAACGCGGCGCCTGCAACCCCCGTCGGCAAGTGCTTCTACCGGCACCTCACGCACTTGCTTGTCAACGAATCGAAAGCAGCCATCATGTCGGGCCGGGATAGGGACGAGGTCAACCAAGACAGTTGGTCGACCATCGCAAACGAGTTTCTAGACCGTGGCGTGAAGAATGTGGTCATCACGCTGGCCGCCAAGGGCGCGTTCTACGCCAATGCCGATGGCAGCGCTCACTGCTCTGCGTATGGCGTTGTCGTCAAGGACACCACCGGAGCAGG GGATACCTTTACCGGGGCTTGTTCCTCAGACTACCTACGCCAAAAGGCCAAAGGGACTTGGGACATCAGAAGCGCCGTCGTTCGTGCAAACAAAGTTGCGGCAATGACCATCATGAATATCGGAGCGCAGGATGGCATCCCGTGGTCGGACGAGATAGATAGATTTGATGCTCCTCACAGTGAGGCTTCTATCTGA